The sequence below is a genomic window from Thermodesulfobacteriota bacterium.
CATCCTGAAAAACAGTATCCGGGCTTTCTTCATCAATACGGATTTGAAATTCCTTAGATCTATCTTCTGACATTTTTACCTATTCCCATTCTATTGTACTGGGCGGTTTTGAACTGATATCATACACCACCCGGTTTACACCGTCTACCTCATTTATTATTCTGTTTGATATCCTGCCGAGAAATTTATGAGGCAACCTTGCCCAATCTGCCGTCATTGCATCGTTGCTGGTAACCGCCCTGATCGCCACGATGTTTTCATAAGTTCGCATATCCCCCATTACCCCCACGCTTTTAAGGGGCAAAAGGACAGCAAATGATTGCCATAATTTTTTATAATAACCGGCCTTCCTTATTTCGTCAAGCAGGAGATCATCTACATTTCGTAAAATTGAAAGATGTTTTCGGGTCACCTCTCCCACGATTCTAATGGCAAGACCCGGTCCGGGAAAGGGCTGGCGCCGGATCAACTCTTCTTTAAGACCGAGCTCTTTGCCCAGCAGCCGGACTTCATCCTTAAACAGAAATTTCAAAGGTTCCACCAATTTTAATTTCATTTTTCGTGGAAGTCCACCCACATTATGGTGGGATTTTATCACAGAAGTGGGACCTCCAAAGGCTGATACTGATTCAATCACATCTGGGTAAAGGGTCCCCTGGGCTAAAAATGCCGCATTTTTTATTTTTATTGCTTCGGCTTCAAAAATCTCCATGAAGATTTTTCCAATAATTTTGCGTTTTTTTTCCGGATCGATGATATTTGCCAGTGGTTTTAAAAATTTATTTTTTGCGCTTACAAAACGAATATTGATTTTAAGATTGAGCTTTAAGGTTTTTTTCAGTTTGTCTGCTTCATTCTTCCTCAGCAACCCGTTATCTACAAATATACAAGTCAGATTTTTACCGATCGCACGATGCAGCAGCAACGCGGTGACCGAAGAATCCACCCCGCCACTTAGGCCGAGTATCACCTTTTTATCCTTTACCGTTTCTTTTATTTGAGAAATCGCATCTTTGGCAAAAGATTTCATGGTCCAGGAGCGCTTGCATTCGCATATTTTAAACAGAAAGTTACGAATAATTGTTTTGCCTTGAGCGGTGTGCTCCACTTCGGGGTGGAATTGAAGACCGTAAAGATTTTTTTTCCTGTGTTCAGTCGCAGCTATCGGCGTATTTGCCGTAGATGCGGTTAATTTAAACCCGGCGGGCAATTTTTCGATGGAATCCCCATGGCTCATCCAGCATTTTGCCGGGGTATTGACTTTGGTAAAAATATCACCCTTATGTTTAATATTCAGTTCTGCGAAGCCATATTCGCGCTTTTCGGCCCGTTTAACCGTTCCGCCCATGGCGCCGATCATAAACTGCATGCCGTAGCAGATTCCGAGTACGGGGATGTTTATATTAAATATTGCGGTATCTATTTTCGGACTTTGCTTTTCATAAATACTGGATGGACCCCCTGAAAGAATAATCCCTTCAGGGTTAAGTGATTTAATGTAATCTATTGTAATATCAGGTGGTTCAATCTGACAATAAATATGGCACTCGCGCACGCGGCGGGCAATGAGCTGATTGTATTGAGATCCAAAATCAATGATTAATATCATAGTTATTCCTGATGGAAATCTTCATTTGGCCATCGGTTATGTTTTTTGGGCAAATTTACTAGGTTAAAAAGAATTGCGAAACGGTTTGTTAAAACAGGCTGAATATGTTAGAGACAGCGCAAAATGTCAACTGAATTCTGGTGGCTTTATCACAAGTTATTTTTTAGCCGTAGAGACTGAAGAGAGTGCATATAATATATTACACAGTTAACACTTCATGCTCTCTGCATGGAAAATATAGTTTTATTTACCAACTCATTCTTTCCATGTTTAATAAAAAACCAGGAGGGATATGAGCGGAATGATTACCCAGATTTATGAGGTTCAAACGCCAGAGGAGGCCATACAGCTTATCGAACTTGGCGTAGATCATATCGGCAGTGTAATTGTTTCTGAAGACA
It includes:
- the guaA gene encoding glutamine-hydrolyzing GMP synthase; translation: MILIIDFGSQYNQLIARRVRECHIYCQIEPPDITIDYIKSLNPEGIILSGGPSSIYEKQSPKIDTAIFNINIPVLGICYGMQFMIGAMGGTVKRAEKREYGFAELNIKHKGDIFTKVNTPAKCWMSHGDSIEKLPAGFKLTASTANTPIAATEHRKKNLYGLQFHPEVEHTAQGKTIIRNFLFKICECKRSWTMKSFAKDAISQIKETVKDKKVILGLSGGVDSSVTALLLHRAIGKNLTCIFVDNGLLRKNEADKLKKTLKLNLKINIRFVSAKNKFLKPLANIIDPEKKRKIIGKIFMEIFEAEAIKIKNAAFLAQGTLYPDVIESVSAFGGPTSVIKSHHNVGGLPRKMKLKLVEPLKFLFKDEVRLLGKELGLKEELIRRQPFPGPGLAIRIVGEVTRKHLSILRNVDDLLLDEIRKAGYYKKLWQSFAVLLPLKSVGVMGDMRTYENIVAIRAVTSNDAMTADWARLPHKFLGRISNRIINEVDGVNRVVYDISSKPPSTIEWE